From the Thomasclavelia ramosa DSM 1402 genome, the window TTAAAGGCAATCAAATATTATGAAGCTGCAATTGATCAAAATGATGTCCGAGCTATGTATCGGATGGCTTTATATTTAGATGAAGGTAAAGTAATTGCTAAAAATCTAGATAAAGCTTTTACTTATTTGCAGATTGCTGCTAATCAAGGCTATGGACCAGCTATGAATATGTATGGAATATATCTTGAAAATGGAATTGGTGGATATAAAAATTTAGATGAAGCTTTCAAATACTATCTTGCTTCAACAAGTGATGAATATGTACCGGGAATATATAATTTAGCACGTTGTTATTTTTATGGTATTGGAACAACAGTTGATAAAGCTTCAGCTTTTAAATTGTTTTTAAAGGCTAGTGAACGTGGGTATTATGATGCTAGTTTTATGATTGGCTATATGTATAGTTATGGAGATGGAATTAATCAAGATAAACAAAAAGCCAAAGAGTATTTTAAGCAGGCTGCCAATAAAGGAATGAAAGAGGCGATTGAAGAGTTGAATAAGCTCGATAAAGAGGTATAAAGAAGTTTAGATTGATTATAATAAATTGATGGAAAGAGGTAGATAAAGATGTCGTTTAAAGAAAAATTATCAAAATATGCACAATTGATCGTTAAAGCTGGTTTAAATGTTCAGCCAGCTCAAATTGTTGTAATCGATGCACCTGTTGAGAGTGTTGAATTAGTACGTTTAGTAACTAAGGAGGCATATGCGGCTGGAGCTAGGGAAGTGGTTGTAAAATATAATGATGAAGTTGTTTCACGATATAAATATAAATATCTTGAAAAAGAAGCGTTTGCTCATGTTCCAACGTGGTTTAAAGAATTTAGAAATGATTATGCTGCTAAAAAGGCTGCCTTTTTAACAATTATTAGTGATGATCCTGAAGGTTTTAAAGGAATCGATCCTGCAAAGATCGCATTGTGGTCAAAAAGTGTATCAACTGCTTGTAAACCATTTTATGATAGCCTTGATTTGGGGATAAATACATGGTGCATTGTTGCTGGCAGTTCAATTAAATGGGCAAATAAAGTATATCCTGATATGTCTGATAGTGAGGCAGTAGAGGCGTTGTGGAATGCTATTTTTAAAGCGGTTAAAGTCGTAGATGATGACCCTTTGACTGCCTGGCAGGAACATCGTAAAAGTTTTGAAGCTCGAGTAGCATATTTAAATAAATTGAATTTAAATACATTGACTTATACTAATTCGCTTGGAACAAACCTAACTGTTACCTTAAATGAGGGTTACCTATTTGCTGGTGGGGGTTCTTATACGACTAAAGGACAATATTTTTTTCCAAATATGCCAACCGAGGAGATTTTTACAAGTCCATATCGTAATGGGACTAATGGGGTTGTGTATAGTTCTCTGCCATTAAATTATAATGGTAATTTGATCGATGAATTTAAAATGGAATTCAAAGATGGTCGAATTATTGATTTTGATGCAAAAATGGGTAAAGAGGTTTTAAAAGAGATGTTGAGTATTGATGAAGGTAGTCTTTATTTGGGTGAAATTGCCTTGGTACCATATGATTCGCCAATTTCTAATATGAAAACATTATTCTATAATACTTTATTTGATGAAAATGCTTCATGTCATTTAGCAATTGGAAAAGGCTTTAGTGAATGTATTCAAGGTGGTTTAACAATGACTAAAGAACAATTGTTGGAAAAGGGAGTCAATGATTCATTAACTCATGTTGATTTTATGATTGGTACTAGTGATTTGAAAATTGTGGGAGAAACAAAAGATGGTCAAGTAGTAAGGATATTTGAAAACGGAAATTTTGTATTTTAAGAAATGACGATATAACGGTTAGGTTATATCGTTTTCTTATTTACTATACTCGCTTTTTGTAATAGAATGAGTTCTATTGAGGTGAAAATGATGGAAGTAAAGAAAAGTATTGTTCCCCAGATAATGACGATCTTGCTAGTAGCTTTAATGATCTTGATGTCAGAAGTGTTTCATGAAAAAGAATTTATTTTTCCAGAAATTACGGCATTGACGATTGGAGCATGGTTAGCGCCTAAACAAGTATGGAAAACTAATAAAATTAAATTGGTTTTTTTAATTGCGGCTTATGCGTCGTTAGGGATTATTTTGGTTAAATATGTAGATATTGATATTTATTTTAAAATTTTAATTGGCTTTGTAGTATGTGTGACGGGATTATTTTTATCTAAAACGACGTTTGCTCCATTGATATCTGCAACGATCTTACCAATCATTATTAATAGTGAGTCATGGTTGTATCCGCTTTTTGCTACTGCAATGAGTATTTTGATTGTAATCGGGCAACAATATTTAGAGAAGGGCGGCTATCGTAGTGTTCAGGAATATCATCCGGTTACTGCAGCAGTTAAAGAAACCTATAGCTTAAATTTAAAACGGTTATGTGCATTAGCATTAACGGCTTTTATTGCTTTACAATTAAAATTACTGTTTTTGATTGCCCCACCCTTGATAGTTGCTTTTGTTGAATTGAGTAGTAATCACCCAAAGTTGCGTCATAATTCGATTAAATTAGCATTTGTTACCTTTATTTGTGCATTTAGTGGTGCTTATGGAAGAATTTTGATAAGTGAGATTGGTGATTTGCCATTAACTATTAGTGCAATTATAATTGTAATGATCATGTTGAGCATTATGAAAATTACTAAATTATATTTTCCGCCAGCTGGTGCCTTAGCAATTTTACCGTTATTGATTGAATCGGGAAAATTAATAGTTTATCCGTTTGTGATAATCGGTGGATTTGTAATCTTCACTGTCTTTGCTTTCATTATTACGAAGACTCCGTTAAACAGTCTGAGTAAATAGATTTCGGTTGACAAATTCATTATAAATCTATATGATTAATCCTTGCAAGGAGATATAAAAATGAGCGATTTTATCAAAGAAGTTGAAAAAAGAAGAACGTTTGCCATCATCTCCCATCCCGATGCTGGTAAGACAACATTAACAGAAAAATTCTTATTATACGGAGGGGCAATTCAACAGGCAGGTACCGTAAAAGGAAAAAAGAACAGCAGACATGCAACAAGTGACTGGATGGAAATAGAAAAGCAAAGAGGAATCTCTGTAACATCATCTGTATTGCAATTTAATTATGATGGTTTTTGTATTAATATTTTAGATACACCAGGTCATCAGGATTTCTCTGAAGATACTTATCGTACATTAATGGCAGCTGATTGTGCAGTTATGGTTATTGATGCAAGTAAAGGGGTCGAAGATCAAACTCGTAAATTATTTAAAGTTTGTACGATGCGTAATATCCCAATTTTTACTTTTATCAATAAAATGGACCGTGAAGCTCAAGATCCATATAATTTAATGGAAGAGATCGAACAAGAATTGGGGATCGATACTTGTCCAGTTAACTGGCCTATTGGTTCTGGAAAACAGTTTAAAGGTGTTTATGAACGGCATGATCAGGAAGTAATCCGTTTTATCCCTGTTGATGGCGGGCGTAAAGAAGTTGATACTAAAATAATGAAATATGATGATCCTGAATTAATTAATGAATTAGATGAAGAATTATATAATAAGCTGCAGGAAGATATTGAGTTATTAGATATGGCAGGAAATGATTTTGATTTAGAAAAAGTGCGTCAAGGTAAACTTTCTCCAGTATGCTTTGGTTCTGCTTTGACTAACTTTGGAATCGAACCATTTTTAAAACATTTCTTAGAAATGACAACACCACCATTACCACGAAGTACTGGTGAAAAAACAATCGATCCATTTAGTGAAGATTTCAGTGCCTTTGTTTTTAAGATTCAAGCTAATATGAATAAAGCACATCGTGATCGAATGGCTTTCTTTAGAATTTGCTCTGGTAAATTTACTAAAGGGATGGAAGTATATCACTATCAAGGTGGTCGTAAAATAAAATTGAATCAGTCAAAACAATTGATGGCTGATGAACGTCAAGAAGTTGATGAAGCTTATGCTGGAGATATCATCGGAGTTTTTGATCCAGGGATCTTTTCGATTGGAGATACGATTACAACAGGTAAAGCTAAATTTGCTTTTGAAGGTATTCCTACCTTTGCTCCAGAACATTTTTCATTGATTCGTAATAAAGATACGATGAAAAGAAAACAATTTGTTAAAGGTGTAGAACAAATTGCTAAAGAGGGAGCAATCCAAATTTTCACTGAATTAGGCGGTGGAATGGAAGAAATTATTGTTGGTGTCGTTGGGGTACTTCAATTCGAAGTATTAGAATATCGCTTAAAGAATGAATATAATGTTGAGATAATCAAGCAGCCGCTACCATATCAATATGTGCGCTGGGTTAAAGAGGGATGCGATTTAAAAGCTTTAAATTTATCTAGTGATACAAAAAAAGTACAAGATTTAAAAGGACAACATTTATTATTGTTTACTAATGATTGGGGCGTTCGTTGGGCTACAGAGAAGAATCCTGATTTAGAGTTATTGGAATTCAGTAAGAATTAGCAGGGCTAATTCTTACTTTTCTTTTAATTATCATGTTATAATGAATGAGAAAAGAGGTGATTACTATCGCAAATACAGGAAAACGTCGCGTGTGTCGTTGTATCAAGACAATGAATATTGTAATTGGTAAAGAACAGCGGGATCTATTTACTAAGGGCCAAGTTTACGATTGTGTGATTCGTGATAGTGGTCAGCTTCAGGTAAATTATAAAATATATGGTAAAGAGTTTGATTTGTCATGTACTAAAGAGGAATTTGAAGAAAACTTTGTTTTAATAAATAAAAAAACGGGGGTTAGAAAATGATATTTGAAGATTTAAAATTAGCAGAATTTAATGATTTTTATAAAGTTATTTTAGGAAATTTTCCTAGTAAAGAAATCAAAGAATATGATTATATGAAAGAGACTTTTATTAATGGTGATTTTAAAGTTTTGACTTTAAAAGAAGATGATGAAATTAAAGGTATTTTATCACATTATGATGGTGGAGAATTTGCTTTTGTTGATTATTTTGCAATAGATGGTAATCAAAAAGGCAAAGGTTTGGGAAGTAAGATGTTAAAACATTTTATGGAGACGGCAGGGAAACCGGTTATTTTGGAAGTTGAACATCCAGAAGATGAGCAAAGTCGTCGACGGATTGCGTTTTATCAAAGAAATGGCTTAGTGCTAAATGATCAGCATGATTATTTTGTACCACCTGTGCGTAACTTAAAACATCGTCTGTATTTTCATTTAATGTCTTATCCAACGGAAATTGATGCATTGCAATTTGAACGTTATTATCCTCAAATTTTACAGTTAGTTTATGGTGTTAATGAGTAGAGTTGGAATTTTTTTGAAGATATGCTAAAATTAGGTGACTATTGGAAAGGAGATTACTATGGCTCGTAATTTCTATATTGATAATATAAATGATAATGATAAATTAAATGAGGTCAGCCTCCTCTTAAACGAAATGGAAGAAGTTTCACGAATCAAGATTGGAAAAACAGGTATTTCATTTTATTGTGAAGATCCTGAAAATGTGCAGGCGGTTTTGAATAATCATGATGAAAATCTTGTTTTAAAAGAGGAAATCAACTCACGTAAGCGTGAATTCGTGGCACCAGAACAAAAAGTAGAACATATTTTTATGTTTACTAATTTAGAGACAGAAGAAGAGGCAAAAGAAATTGAGGAAGTTATTTCACGATATTCAGCCTATGAAAATGTTAGTCTTGATTTTACTAATAAGTTACTTAAAGTCACAACTAGTCAAAAGAATATTTTAGTGCGATTAAATCGTCTAGTTGATAAAGTTAATCCTAAAATTGATGTGGAGCAATGGAAGAAGCCATTTAAATCACAAGATATTTTTCAACAAAAATATTTAAATACAATGATTAGAATTGCAGGATTATTTGTAGCTTTAGCACTTGGATTAGTTACAAAAGATGATCCTAATTTTATAACTAATATTGCCTGGCTGATTGCTTTGATTATTTTTAATGAAAAGACCTTGGTTCAAGCATATAAAGATTTAAAAGTTAAACAATTCTTAAGTGAAAATATTACAATTAATCTAGCTTGTTTATTTGGATGGGCTTATGGTGCTTATATTGAGGCTATCGTGGTTTCTTTGATTTACCAAGTTGGAGAACGGTTATTGATGCGTTTAATCAATTTAACGATGGAGAAAATTGATGACGAGATCAACCCAATTCAATTGGGACGTCGAGAAATTGGTGAAAATGAATATGAGATGGTTTCTTTAGAAGATTTTGATATTGGTGATGTGATCGTAGTTTTACCTGGAGAAACGATACCTCTAGGTGGCAAGATTGCTTCGGGTGAAAGTGAATTAGATATGTTTGCCATTAATGGATCAGATATTTTAGAGCCAGTTAAAGCCGGAAGTGAAGTTCAAAGTGGAAGTGTCAATGTTAAAGACACTTTGAGAATTAAAATTTTATATACGTATGATCGCAGTGCAATGAGCAGAGTCTTAGAAATTGCGACAATGGCACCTGTTGGTTCTTCAAGAACGCATAGGCTGGTAGAATTAATCAGTAAGATTGATACAGTTCTTTTAGTCGTCGCAGGAATTCTTTGTGCAACATTAGTGCCAATTCTTAATTTTGAAGCAAATTTTAAATATATTTATTTAGGGGCTATTTTAATAACAATTTCTGGTTCTTTTGCTTACAAGCAGGCTTCTTCTTTTGCTGTTCTATCAGGAGTGGCTAAAGCTTTTTCTAAAAATATTGTTATTAAAGAAAATAGTGGTTTAGATGCTTTGAATTTATGTCGAACAGTTATTTATGATCGTTTTGATGGAGTTGAAGTAACTGAAGAGGAAATGGAATTATTCGCTAAATTATCAAAATTACATGTTGGCTTGATTATTTTCAATGATGGACCAGTTGATCTTGAAAATGATCAGTATCGAATCTATAATAATTTGGCAGTTGATGAAAAATTAGAAGTAATGGATAAAGCAAGTATTGCTGGACCAGTTGCTTATATTGGTGATAATTCAAAAGATATTGCATTATTGCAAAAAGCTTATGTAGGTATTAGCCGTGGTGGCATCAAAGATAAAAAAGTGATTGAAAATAGTGATATTATGCTGATGAATTCTGATCTTAATACCGTTATTGAAACATTCATGATTTCTAAGAAACAAAAATATATTACGATTGAAAATATTTTTGTAGGATTGTTTATTAATGTAATCTTAATGATCTTAGCTGTTTTATTTATTATTCCTTGGTGGCTGGCATTAGTAATTTATTTAATAGAAGTTGTAGTTGTATTATTTAATACTCATCGAATCATTGATATGAAATAGGTTACTTTAGTAACCTTTTCTTATAAGGAGGAAAATATAATGGATATGATTGAAGTAAGTACGATTGATTATTTACCCGGATACCGAATTACAAAGAGTCTGGGAATCGTTTTTAGCAGTAAAATCATGAATCAGGCAATTGCTAGTGATAATACTAATATTGAAGAAATGTTAGATACAGCAAGACAAGAAGCGATGGCAGAAACAGTTGCTCAAGCTTCTCGAAGACATGCTTCAGCAATCATTAATGTTCGCTTTACAACAACAAACCTTGGCAACAATATGATTGAGTGTCAAGTTTCTGGAATGGCAGTTAAGGCGGAAAAAATCGATGAATAAGTATTTAGTGAAGACAGATTCTACGTTAATGGAGTTTTTATTAAATCACTATAATAAAAAGAATGTTAAAAATTTACTTAAATTTAAGCAGGTGTCTGTCAACGGGCAAGTGATTAGTCAGTTTGATTATTCATTAAAACGGGATGATGAGATTGTTGTTGATCGTAATCCTAATAATAATTCAAGTCTAGATATTATTTATGAAGACAGAGAACTGATCGTTATTAATAAACCGGCTGGTTTATTAAGTATGGCCGGAGGAAATGAAAAAGAAAAAACAGCTTATCATTTAGTTGGAGAGTATCTTAAAAGTAAAAATAAAAATGCCCGTGTTTTTATTGTTCATCGACTTGATAAAGAAACATCGGGGGTACTGTTGTTTGCTAAAAATGAAATAATTAAAAATAAATTACAAAATAATTGGAATGATATTGTTTATAAGCGTGGTTATTTGGCAATTATTGAAGGAAAGCTTAAAAAGAAGCATGGAACGATTAAAAATCACCTTGATGAAAGTAAGACACAAATGGTTTATATTGCTAATAATGGTAAAGGTAAATTGGCGATTACAAATTATAAAGTATTAAAAGAATCACGATATAATTCATTGATTGAAGTATTTCTTGAAACGGGTCGTAAAAATCAGATTCGGGTCCATATGCAATCATTAGGTCATAGTATTGTTGGGGATAAAAAGTATGGTGCTACAACTAATCCGATTAAACGAATGGGACTTCATAGTCATGTATTCGCCTTTGTTCATCCGGATACAAAAGCTAGAATGGAATTTAAAGCGGTTGTACCAGAAGAATTTAAAAAAATGTTTAAATAATGTCTTGTTATGATAAGTAGCAAGGCATTTTCTAGCTTCTATTTAGTCGATATGCTATAGTAGCAAGAGGCTGTGGGCGCAGTATAATTTGACACAAGAAGAACTAGGGGGCAAGCGGTCGCTAAGTGAGAAATAAATGGTGGTATCTTGATATTGAAAATATTAAGAATTTGGCTAAGTTTATATTTATTAATAAATATAATTGCTGTAGAATGGAAAGTATTTAAACATAATCATAAAAACAAGTAATAATTTTATTGGGATTACATATATTATTAGTGGTGATGAAATGTTTGCATTAATAGTATTGATAGTCTTTTCGGTGTTTGGATACTTTAAATATTTACAAATAGATGAAGATGAATAAATCTTTTAAATATGGGTTGACTTTAATTAAATAAAATGATAATATACTCAAGTAAATGAAAAGTAGTGGAAAGAAGAAGTGCCTACTTCTCGCCTGATTGATTATGTCGATAGGCAAATGTCGCTAAGATAAACTATCTTAATGTCAATGTGTGGGTACTCAGTGTGCTCACTTTTTGTTTAAACTACTAAAATGGAGGTGGCTTTTATTAGCAGATTTGATAACAGAAAACCAAAACAACCGGATGAGTTAGTAAACGAAAAAATTCGTTTCAAAGAAGTACTAGTCATTGATCAAAATGGTGATCAATTAGGTGTCAAAAGTCGTAACCAGGCAATTGATATTGCTTATGGTGCAGGACTTGATTTAGTGTGTGTTGCCCCTAACGGTAAACCACCAGTATGTCGTATTATGGACTTTGGTAAATATCGTTTCGAACAACAAAAGAAAGCTAAAGAAATGAAACGTAATTCTAAAGTGGTTGCTTTAAAGGAAACTCAATTATCGGTAACTATTGATGTTCATGATAAAAATGTAAAATTAAAAAGAACATTGAAATGGTTAGAAGAAGGTAACAAAGTTAAAATTGCAATTAGATTTAGAGGAAGACAATTAGCTCATATGGATCTTGGGAAAAAAGTTATTGATGACTTCGTAGCTGAATGTGCTGAAGTTGGTCAAATTGAAAAACCAGCTAAGCTAGAAGGTAGAACTCTAACTGCAATAATTGCACCAAAGAAAAAATAATTTAGGAGGAATATATCATGCCAAAAATGAAATCACATAGTGGTCTTAAAAAACGTTTAAAAAGAACAGGTAGCGGTAAATTAAAACGCAGCCATGCTTATGTATCACATTTATCTCACAATAAAACTCATAAACAAAAGAAACACTTAGCTAAAGCTACTTTAGTAAGTGCATCAGACTACAAGAGAATTAAATCTAGATTAGCAAAATAATTATTGACATAGGAGGAAGAAACAAATGGCAAGAGTAAAAGGTGGATTTACTACAAGACGTAGAAGAAAAAAAGTATTAAAATTAGCCAAAGGATATTTTGGATCAAAACATACATTATATAAAACTGCTCATGAACAAGTTATGCATTCATTAGCATATTCATATAGAGATAGAAGACAAGTAAAAAGAGATATGAGAAAATTATGGATTGCACGTATCAATGCTGCTGCAAGATTAAATGATATCTCATATTCAAAATTAATGCACGGATTAAAATTAGCTAACGTTGAAGTTAACCGTAAAATGTTATCTGAAATCGCAATTTGTGATCCTAAAGGATTTACTGCAATTGTAAATACAGCAAAAAAAGCATTAGCAAAATAATTATTTAGAGAAAGTTCGCTTTCTCTTTTTTTATTGTGTTATAATGGAATCGTGGAGGGCTCAAAAAATGAAAAGAATAGATATGACAGTTGATTTTAAAAGTGAAGTAGCAGCAGTTTTTAAAGTAATAACTAATTTAAAGGATTGTTCATGGCGTAGTGATTTAACACGGGTTGAGCAGATTGGTGATAATCGATTTATTGAATATGATCGAAAACAGCGGGAAACGAAGATTTTTGTTACAGATTTACGTGAAAATATTCAATTTGACTATGATGTTGAAAATAATAGTTATCGTGGTCATTGGAGCGGACAATTTGCCCCTTTGCCTGATGGTGGATGTCGCATGTATCTAAATTTTGATTTTGAACCTCAATCGATATTAGGAAAATTTGTTCGTGTAGATAAATTTGAAGAAAGATATATTGAAGATTTGAAAAAAGAGCTGAATGAATATTAAAACTATACTAAGGTATAGTTTTTTTAGTCAATTAGAATATGTAGCTTACTACATATTTTAATTGACTATTAATATTAGTCATCTTATAATATTAATATGTAGCAGGCTACATATTAGGGAGGCGGAAATGAAGGATTATGAAGTAATGTTCAGTTTAAATAAACTGGCAGGAAATATTGCTAATTATGCAAATGCTCGTTTAAAGCCATATGGATTAACTTTTACACAGCTTAGTGTCCTGATTTTTTTAGCCGATAATCAGGATCGAACGATCAATCAAAAAGATATTAGTATGGAATTTGATGTCTCACATGCTACAACAGTAGGAATAGTTGCACGAATGCATGGCCGTAGTCTTGTTAAGGTTAAAGCGTGCGAATCTGATCGACGAATAACCAATGTTATAATCACAGATCATGGTAAAGATATGATAGTTCAGACTAGAAAGGTACAAGAGGAATTAGTGCAATTATTTTCTAAATGTTTAGATGAAACAGAAATGACTAATTTTTTTAAATTGATCAATAAAATTAATCAAGTTTTTAAAACTTAGATAGGAGAAAAGTATGGGAAATTTTAAGTTTGCAATGACATTACTGGTGAAAGAGTATAAAAAGAGTGCTTTTTATGCTTTGACAATGGTTTTTGCTATTGCAGTTTGCTTTATCTTTTTTAATATTATGAATAACGACTTATTAGCTGATCCTGGTGCTGTCGTTGGTGGTACTACATGGAATCAAGTCAATGTACCGCTTTCTACAACATTATCTTTTATCATAATTTGCTTTTGTTGTTTTATGATTTTCTTTGCAAATAGCTTTTTTATTTCTCGAAAAACTAATGAAATTGCCATTATGACATTATCGGGAAACAGTTCTTTTAAATCTACTAAATATTTGATTTATCAGACATTTGTATTATTACTGATTGCAGCACCAATTGGTCTTGCGTTGGGGATGGCAGTTACACCAATCTCAAATTATTGGATGTTTCATTATTTGGGGATTGAGGCATCGATTTATCATATACCTTCAGCAGCATTTATGCAGACCATAGTTGTAGTTGCAATGATCCTAGTTGCACTTTGTGTTTTTGCTAGTGGGTATATTTATCGAAATGATATTTCAAGTTTGTTACAACAAGAAAAGGCAATGGATTTTAGTGATAAACGTAAATTAGTAATTCCATCAGCTGTTTATTTATTTTTATATGTATTTGGAATAGTTATGATGTTTATGAATGAGCATAGTGCTACCGCTTATATCGCACCTACCGGGGTAGGGATCGTTGGGGCTATTGGTTTGATTAGATATGCGCTGCCAGAGTATATTAAGAAGTTTAAAGAAAAGAAATTATTAGAAAAGAGATATGCATTGATTTATGTTTC encodes:
- a CDS encoding YbjQ family protein — protein: MDMIEVSTIDYLPGYRITKSLGIVFSSKIMNQAIASDNTNIEEMLDTARQEAMAETVAQASRRHASAIINVRFTTTNLGNNMIECQVSGMAVKAEKIDE
- the rpmI gene encoding 50S ribosomal protein L35, encoding MPKMKSHSGLKKRLKRTGSGKLKRSHAYVSHLSHNKTHKQKKHLAKATLVSASDYKRIKSRLAK
- a CDS encoding peptide chain release factor 3; this encodes MSDFIKEVEKRRTFAIISHPDAGKTTLTEKFLLYGGAIQQAGTVKGKKNSRHATSDWMEIEKQRGISVTSSVLQFNYDGFCINILDTPGHQDFSEDTYRTLMAADCAVMVIDASKGVEDQTRKLFKVCTMRNIPIFTFINKMDREAQDPYNLMEEIEQELGIDTCPVNWPIGSGKQFKGVYERHDQEVIRFIPVDGGRKEVDTKIMKYDDPELINELDEELYNKLQEDIELLDMAGNDFDLEKVRQGKLSPVCFGSALTNFGIEPFLKHFLEMTTPPLPRSTGEKTIDPFSEDFSAFVFKIQANMNKAHRDRMAFFRICSGKFTKGMEVYHYQGGRKIKLNQSKQLMADERQEVDEAYAGDIIGVFDPGIFSIGDTITTGKAKFAFEGIPTFAPEHFSLIRNKDTMKRKQFVKGVEQIAKEGAIQIFTELGGGMEEIIVGVVGVLQFEVLEYRLKNEYNVEIIKQPLPYQYVRWVKEGCDLKALNLSSDTKKVQDLKGQHLLLFTNDWGVRWATEKNPDLELLEFSKN
- a CDS encoding FtsX-like permease family protein → MGNFKFAMTLLVKEYKKSAFYALTMVFAIAVCFIFFNIMNNDLLADPGAVVGGTTWNQVNVPLSTTLSFIIICFCCFMIFFANSFFISRKTNEIAIMTLSGNSSFKSTKYLIYQTFVLLLIAAPIGLALGMAVTPISNYWMFHYLGIEASIYHIPSAAFMQTIVVVAMILVALCVFASGYIYRNDISSLLQQEKAMDFSDKRKLVIPSAVYLFLYVFGIVMMFMNEHSATAYIAPTGVGIVGAIGLIRYALPEYIKKFKEKKLLEKRYALIYVSNLGYSIQRAILLISLMMISVTGMIAAIAANQGAPREYITGVIGYIVIIILLITSIVYKFCMEAQTRKTLFFNLWKIGYTRKEITKIIKYEVFYFYLVLLLIPMIYIIIISGCFIYHGEMSVAFALGVIGVYFIPVVCSGLITYYNYKKAVVAPIHGGKNDGK
- a CDS encoding RluA family pseudouridine synthase; protein product: MNKYLVKTDSTLMEFLLNHYNKKNVKNLLKFKQVSVNGQVISQFDYSLKRDDEIVVDRNPNNNSSLDIIYEDRELIVINKPAGLLSMAGGNEKEKTAYHLVGEYLKSKNKNARVFIVHRLDKETSGVLLFAKNEIIKNKLQNNWNDIVYKRGYLAIIEGKLKKKHGTIKNHLDESKTQMVYIANNGKGKLAITNYKVLKESRYNSLIEVFLETGRKNQIRVHMQSLGHSIVGDKKYGATTNPIKRMGLHSHVFAFVHPDTKARMEFKAVVPEEFKKMFK
- a CDS encoding GNAT family N-acetyltransferase is translated as MIFEDLKLAEFNDFYKVILGNFPSKEIKEYDYMKETFINGDFKVLTLKEDDEIKGILSHYDGGEFAFVDYFAIDGNQKGKGLGSKMLKHFMETAGKPVILEVEHPEDEQSRRRIAFYQRNGLVLNDQHDYFVPPVRNLKHRLYFHLMSYPTEIDALQFERYYPQILQLVYGVNE
- the rplT gene encoding 50S ribosomal protein L20, which translates into the protein MARVKGGFTTRRRRKKVLKLAKGYFGSKHTLYKTAHEQVMHSLAYSYRDRRQVKRDMRKLWIARINAAARLNDISYSKLMHGLKLANVEVNRKMLSEIAICDPKGFTAIVNTAKKALAK
- a CDS encoding SRPBCC family protein, whose product is MKRIDMTVDFKSEVAAVFKVITNLKDCSWRSDLTRVEQIGDNRFIEYDRKQRETKIFVTDLRENIQFDYDVENNSYRGHWSGQFAPLPDGGCRMYLNFDFEPQSILGKFVRVDKFEERYIEDLKKELNEY
- a CDS encoding MarR family winged helix-turn-helix transcriptional regulator, producing MKDYEVMFSLNKLAGNIANYANARLKPYGLTFTQLSVLIFLADNQDRTINQKDISMEFDVSHATTVGIVARMHGRSLVKVKACESDRRITNVIITDHGKDMIVQTRKVQEELVQLFSKCLDETEMTNFFKLINKINQVFKT
- a CDS encoding aminopeptidase — its product is MSFKEKLSKYAQLIVKAGLNVQPAQIVVIDAPVESVELVRLVTKEAYAAGAREVVVKYNDEVVSRYKYKYLEKEAFAHVPTWFKEFRNDYAAKKAAFLTIISDDPEGFKGIDPAKIALWSKSVSTACKPFYDSLDLGINTWCIVAGSSIKWANKVYPDMSDSEAVEALWNAIFKAVKVVDDDPLTAWQEHRKSFEARVAYLNKLNLNTLTYTNSLGTNLTVTLNEGYLFAGGGSYTTKGQYFFPNMPTEEIFTSPYRNGTNGVVYSSLPLNYNGNLIDEFKMEFKDGRIIDFDAKMGKEVLKEMLSIDEGSLYLGEIALVPYDSPISNMKTLFYNTLFDENASCHLAIGKGFSECIQGGLTMTKEQLLEKGVNDSLTHVDFMIGTSDLKIVGETKDGQVVRIFENGNFVF
- the infC gene encoding translation initiation factor IF-3 — protein: MEVAFISRFDNRKPKQPDELVNEKIRFKEVLVIDQNGDQLGVKSRNQAIDIAYGAGLDLVCVAPNGKPPVCRIMDFGKYRFEQQKKAKEMKRNSKVVALKETQLSVTIDVHDKNVKLKRTLKWLEEGNKVKIAIRFRGRQLAHMDLGKKVIDDFVAECAEVGQIEKPAKLEGRTLTAIIAPKKK